Below is a genomic region from Mycolicibacter hiberniae.
GTCGAGCAGGGCACCCGTCGAACCCGGCCTGTCTCGTTGGAGCTGGGCTTTGCCTCCGACGACTTCGGCTACCTGCTCGATCTGGGTCTACCGCAGTCCGGTGGCGATTCGGCGTTCGCCCACGATCCGGAGATCAAGCGTGAAGTGGTCTTCGCCGGTCCGGTGCCCCGGCGCGGCGCCACGTTGGTGAACCGTACCCGGGCCTATGCCCACGCCAGCACCGACTCCGGTGACCGGGAACTCTCCCGGACCCTGCCCGCCTATCGCAGCGTGCTCGCCGAATTCGCCCACCCCGCGGCACATCCGGAGCTGGCCGCGGTCCGCGACCGCCTGCGGGATTGGCGCTTTTATGACGGCTTCCGGGTGGACGCCGGCGCACCGGTGCGCCGGCCACAGGTGGGGACCCGCACCCCGGTCCTGGCCGGCGACGGCGTCGACCTGGCCGCGGCGGTGCAGACCATCATCGAATCCGGCGACGACACGTTGGCTCGCGCGGTGGCGGCGGCCTTCGACGGCGCGACGCTCGCGGTGAGCTCGCACGACGGCCTGTTCGACCTGCAGCTGCGGCAACGGGGCATGCTGCGGCCGCTGCGGGCCGCCGAGCTCTCCGACGGCACCCTGCGCTTCCTGTTGTGGGCCGCCGCGCTGCTGAGCCCGCAGCCACCGTCGCTGATGGTGCTCAACGAGCCGGAGACCTCCCTGCATCCCGACCTGGTGGCACCGCTGACCGAGCTCATCCGGGCCGCAGCAGGCCGAACCCAGGTTGTGGTGGTCACCCACGCGCGGACCATGCCCGAACTGCTCGGGGCGGTGCCCGTAGCCGAGGCCGACCGCCACGACACCGCCGAGATCGAGGTGTACAAGGACTTCGGCGAGACGCGGGTCGCCGGGTTGGGCCTGCTCAACACCCCGGCGTGGGACTGGGGCCGCCGCTGAGGTTCCTGGCGCAGGTGCGCGGATCAGGAACCGGGCAGGGCCGACCGCGACGGCCGCAGTGCCCGGCTGA
It encodes:
- a CDS encoding AAA family ATPase; its protein translation is MLSTVAVRGYRSLREVVLPLRRLTVVTGANGTGKSSLYRSLRLLADSGRGEVIGSLAREGGLESVLWAGPEQLGETRRSGVEQGTRRTRPVSLELGFASDDFGYLLDLGLPQSGGDSAFAHDPEIKREVVFAGPVPRRGATLVNRTRAYAHASTDSGDRELSRTLPAYRSVLAEFAHPAAHPELAAVRDRLRDWRFYDGFRVDAGAPVRRPQVGTRTPVLAGDGVDLAAAVQTIIESGDDTLARAVAAAFDGATLAVSSHDGLFDLQLRQRGMLRPLRAAELSDGTLRFLLWAAALLSPQPPSLMVLNEPETSLHPDLVAPLTELIRAAAGRTQVVVVTHARTMPELLGAVPVAEADRHDTAEIEVYKDFGETRVAGLGLLNTPAWDWGRR